From the genome of Nicotiana sylvestris chromosome 2, ASM39365v2, whole genome shotgun sequence, one region includes:
- the LOC104236720 gene encoding uncharacterized protein, translating to MASLTKKSIFNLSKAFPHRAFSVFIGRQIWKGGYIATEESSEPPRWRHDRNYGSSERGGKVSEMADKAKEVKDKAKETAQDAWKAIEDTAEEMKEKVVGDVDPDNVQDEIMVEDEKELRKKLAKEPGGKPVDEDKGVDVNWRPIIEKKPQAS from the exons aTGGCGTCCTTAACCAAAAAATCAATCTTCAACCTCTCCAAGGCCTTCCCACATCGAGCCTTTTCTGTCTTTATCGGTCGTCAAATCTGGAAG GGAGGATATATTGCAACAGAGGAGTCGTCGGAACCACCACGGTGGAGGCACGACAGGAACTACGGGAGCAGTGAAAGGGGTGGTAAGGTATCTGAAATGGCTGATAAGGCGAAAGAAGTGAAGGATAAAGCAAAGGAAACAGCTCAAGATGCTTGGAAGGCAATTGAGGATACTGCTGAAGAGATGAAAGAAAAAGTGGTGGGAGATGTAGATCCAGATAATGTTCAAGATGAAATTATGGTGGAAGATGAGAAAGAACTTAGGAAGAAGTTGGCTAAAGAACCAGGAGGAAAACCTGTGGATGAAGATAAAGGTGTTGATGTGAATTGGAGACCCATTATTGAGAAGAAACCACAAGCTTCTTGA
- the LOC138884182 gene encoding uncharacterized protein produces the protein MSDPGSFTIPCTIESYAFAKALCDLGASINLMPLAVYTKLGIGRAWPTLMLLQLADRTVKRPTDILNDVLVQVGKFVFPADFVILDCQVDEEIPLILGRPFLATGRALIDCETGELKMRLNDEEVIFNVHQSMRRPSEYANCSLLEAVDVILQEDDVTLTVNDPLEACLTNLEEMDGEGLAE, from the coding sequence ATGTCTGATCCAGGTAGCTTCACTATTCCATGCACAATTGAGagttatgcctttgcaaaggcattatgtgatttgggagccagCATAAATCTGATGCCGCTGGCTGTGTACACCAAATTGGGCATTGGCAGAGCTTGGCCGACTTTGATGCTGCTACAGCTGGCTGACCGCACGGTGAAAAGGCCAACTGATATTCTTaatgatgtgttggtgcaagtgGGGAAGTTCGTGTTCCCTGCAGACTTTGTTATTCTGGATTGTCAGGTAGATGAGGAGATACCTCTCATTTTGGGTAGACCATTTTTGGCCACTGGAAGAGCATTGATCGATTGTGAGactggggaattaaaaatgagactgaacgatgaagaagtcatattcaatGTTCATCAATCTATGAGGAGACCCAGTGAATATGCTAATTGCTCTCTATTGGAGGCAGTAGATGTGATCCTGCAAGAAGATGATGTGACCCTGACTGTTAATGATCCATTAGAGGCATGTCTGAcaaatttagaagagatggatggtGAAGGGTTAGCTGAATAG